In Janibacter alkaliphilus, the following proteins share a genomic window:
- a CDS encoding methyltransferase domain-containing protein: MSDERRRPRRGGLEGNLRTAAVWTQVRDLAKERQAELSRPLRVLDLGGGTGGLAVGLAEQGHSVTVVDPSADALASLRRRVSESPAAGRISAVQGDADTLDGIVATGSVDLVCCHDTLEVTDDPAATTARIAEVLAPGGHLSLVTAQRVAAVLSRALAGRFDQARAVLTATDGRWGPTDPAPRRFDRDQVLDLLGRAGFTILDVRGVRLFSDLVPSALVDSEADRLALLELEELAATDREHPGLSELGTSMHVLARR; encoded by the coding sequence GTGAGTGACGAGCGACGACGCCCCCGCCGCGGCGGCCTCGAGGGCAACCTGCGCACCGCCGCCGTGTGGACCCAGGTCCGCGACCTCGCCAAGGAGCGCCAGGCCGAGCTCTCCCGGCCGTTGCGGGTGCTCGACCTGGGCGGCGGCACCGGCGGCCTGGCCGTCGGTCTGGCTGAGCAGGGGCACTCGGTCACCGTCGTCGACCCCAGCGCCGACGCTCTTGCCTCGCTGCGCCGACGGGTCTCCGAGTCGCCCGCCGCCGGGCGGATCAGCGCGGTCCAGGGCGACGCGGACACCCTCGACGGCATCGTCGCCACCGGCTCGGTCGACCTGGTCTGCTGCCACGACACCCTCGAGGTCACCGACGACCCGGCCGCCACCACCGCCCGGATCGCCGAGGTGCTCGCCCCCGGCGGCCACCTCAGCCTGGTCACCGCCCAGCGGGTGGCCGCGGTGCTCTCCCGGGCCCTGGCCGGCCGCTTCGACCAGGCCCGGGCGGTGCTCACCGCGACCGACGGCCGCTGGGGACCCACCGACCCGGCTCCGCGCCGCTTCGACCGCGACCAGGTGCTCGACCTGCTCGGCCGCGCCGGCTTCACCATCCTCGACGTGCGCGGGGTCCGGCTCTTCAGCGATCTCGTGCCCAGCGCGCTGGTCGACTCCGAGGCCGATCGGCTCGCCCTGCTCGAGCTCGAGGAGCTGGCCGCGACGGACCGCGAGCACCCGGGGCTCAGCGAGCTGGGCACGAGCATGCACGTGCTCGCCCGGCGGTGA